Proteins encoded in a region of the Candidatus Methylomirabilota bacterium genome:
- a CDS encoding HAD-IA family hydrolase: MIKAVTFDFWETLVQDSAENLRGQRRLRIEALHRAVRRAGCELEESLVVEAYDRSERALTESFWSQDRDPRIEEQVRLVLEIISPSVCETMPSAHFEEALAGYIEPVLRLPPALCAGADEAVRALAARGIALGIVSNTGRTPGIILRKVLERYDLLRHFSVISYSDEVGYRKPDAEIFRRTLAGLGAEPHHVAHVGDNPVADVRGAQGVGMRGIHFAAAGTPGAAHADLVVTDLRQLADRLDT; encoded by the coding sequence ATGATCAAGGCGGTGACCTTCGACTTCTGGGAGACGCTCGTTCAGGACTCGGCGGAGAACCTGCGCGGCCAGCGGAGGCTCCGCATCGAGGCCCTCCACCGGGCCGTCCGTCGAGCCGGCTGCGAGCTCGAGGAGTCGCTCGTCGTGGAGGCCTACGATCGCTCGGAGCGCGCGCTCACCGAGAGCTTCTGGAGCCAGGATCGCGATCCGCGCATCGAGGAGCAGGTGCGGCTCGTGCTCGAGATCATCTCCCCGAGCGTCTGCGAGACGATGCCCTCCGCGCACTTCGAGGAGGCGCTCGCCGGCTACATCGAGCCCGTGCTGCGCCTCCCGCCCGCCCTGTGCGCGGGGGCGGACGAAGCCGTGCGGGCGCTCGCCGCGCGCGGGATCGCCCTCGGGATCGTGTCGAACACGGGCCGCACTCCCGGCATCATCCTGAGGAAGGTCCTCGAACGCTACGATCTCCTGCGTCACTTCTCGGTCATCTCGTATTCCGACGAAGTCGGCTACCGCAAGCCCGATGCGGAAATATTCCGCCGCACCCTCGCCGGTCTCGGCGCCGAGCCGCATCACGTGGCCCATGTCGGCGACAACCCGGTCGCTGATGTCCGGGGAGCCCAAGGTGTCGGCATGCGCGGCATCCACTTCGCGGCCGCGGGCACGCCGGGGGCCGCGCATGCCGATCTCGTGGTCACCGATCTGCGTCAGCTCGCCGATCGCCTCGATACCTGA
- a CDS encoding adenine phosphoribosyltransferase, giving the protein MDVAALRSKIRDIKDFPTEGILFKDITTLLKDGPAWTAVIEHLAAKHGKGTVDVVVGVESRGFIFGGALAQQLGAGFVPVRKKGKLPSRVIEEEYELEYGRDVLAIHEDAIRPGQKVVVVDDLLATGGTMAATLRLVERLGGVVVAAEFLIELRFLKGRERLKGYRIESLIQYD; this is encoded by the coding sequence ATGGATGTGGCCGCGCTCAGATCGAAAATCCGCGATATCAAGGATTTCCCAACTGAAGGCATCCTCTTCAAGGACATCACCACGCTCCTCAAGGATGGCCCGGCCTGGACCGCGGTGATCGAGCATCTGGCCGCCAAGCATGGCAAGGGAACGGTGGACGTGGTGGTGGGAGTCGAGTCGCGTGGCTTCATCTTCGGCGGGGCCTTGGCCCAGCAGCTGGGGGCCGGCTTCGTGCCGGTGCGCAAGAAAGGCAAGCTGCCCTCGCGGGTGATAGAGGAAGAGTACGAGCTCGAGTATGGCCGTGATGTCCTCGCCATTCACGAAGACGCGATCCGCCCGGGCCAGAAGGTCGTGGTGGTGGATGACCTCCTCGCCACGGGCGGCACCATGGCCGCCACCCTCCGTCTCGTCGAGCGCCTCGGGGGTGTCGTGGTGGCGGCGGAGTTCCTCATCGAGCTGAGATTCCTCAAAGGGCGCGAGCGGCTGAAGGGCTACCGCATCGAGTCCCTCATCCAATACGACTAG